GCTGCTCAGAATGAAACTAAAATAATGTTGGAGTAAGCTGTGAGATCAACTGTTGTGTTGTGTCTGGATTAGTGGAGTACCATTGCTGATTTGAGCTCACTGATACATACATGATTCTCCATGTGTTGCCCTCTTCACTTGGGCCCCTTAACATCAAGAGCCATTGTTGTATGCAGTATCCCATCCCCATCATCATTTCAGTGGAACAAGCTTTTGTATATGACTGCCCTTTTGCAGTGGCACGTGTTGCTGTGCATGGAAAGAAAAACCTGCATCCAGCAATTGTTTTCACATAGGCAGAACTCATATCTTCCATGGGGCAGCCATGTGTGGAGCTGGGGACACACCAGTTCTATGTACTAGAGCACCAGAGAGTTTTCAACCCAATTTGTTGATTCATGTCAAAATATTTCAGCAAGCATAAAGGTAAAAGCCACTTCATGCATTGTAGTTCTTTTTCAGAAAGTTTCTGAACAAGAATTTCTGGAATCTAAACTCTTGTGTAACCATGAACTTCACTAAATCCAATTAGGTCTGTGTTGTAAAGTGAAGAAAAACTCATTCCTTAGGATAGTAAAAGCATGACTTTATCTTGCATAAAACATCGCCTATAAATATCTTGAGTTGGTTCCAAAGGTACCATTCTACTAATGGAACATGCCTCTTGCACCAGAGGAAGGCTTTAGTGAAAGAGAATTTTTTGATCCATATTCTTATACTTTAAAATAATCTTTCCTTGAAATAAGCATGCGTCCTAGAGTTAAATCCTATTGCAGATATTTAAAAATGAGATAAATTTTTAAATATGAGCTGTAGCTCCAGCATAACTTATTAATTATTAGTTATTTGCAAGCTCTACTAACTTCTTAAAATATGATTGTGTATTTATTTGGAGAATCATTTGTTACTGGACCATCTTCCCTAGAGCAGTCCTGTGATGTCGTTACATAAAGGAATTCAAGGCCAACAGTAAGAGCTGGAAGCATGTAAATGGAAAAATCAAGTCAAATGATTAAAATTTAAATAGGCTTTAATGTTTCTTTGTCTCATATACCAGATTCTTTGGATGTCTTTTacaaagagaataagagaatGCTTCTCCTGACTTTCTTAGGCATCTAAAAATGGCAATATTACCTCTACCTGAAATTTTGATATAGGGCAAAGTGATTTTTGTGGCTTCTAACTTGCCTCTTCACCTCTTTTTCTTACTAGTTTGTTTTTCACAAGCAATTTCTTTGATCATCTAATGATTCCTTTAACTCTTAATCTTTGAATTTCTCAGATTCTGTTGCAAATAAATATTTGTATTCATTCCACACATAGTTGTGTTTCATTATACCTGTTTTTGTCTTTTGATGGACCTGCACATTCTCTCTTACAGAGACATGTAACTCAGTCAAGTGGTAACCGAAAATTTAAGTGCACTGAATGTGGAAAAGCTTTCAAATATAAGCATCACTTAAAGGAACACCTACGAATCCACAGTGGTAAATATTCCATGTCTTACTTGCTAGAGTAGAATACTGTTTACTCTTCTCTACTGTTTGTGGTGTTAAAACTACATATACCAACAGTACTGTAGTATAAATTATGTCTTCTGTTTTGTCTGTCAATGATCAGAAGCAGCAAGGGAATTCTGTACAGACTGTTTTAATGTGTGATCTAAGAAATTCTTCATTTACCTGGTTATCATATTGGCTAGACTGGAGGGTGGCAGTGTATTATTTTTTCACCAAAGATATAATGGTGCTTCTGAAAAGTACTgctttataattttaaaataccTATTGTACTTTGCAATTCATTGCCATTTGACCTGGATTTCTTAAACCTTGGTGTTCTTTTGCCTTTTTCTAAGGAGGTACTCTAAACACAAACCCTGTATTGAATCAGCTGAACCAATAACACCCACAATTCCAGcatataaatggctgttttggacattTACACTGTATAACCTTTCAATTTTACAAACACATGGAATCCTGATCTTGTAGAGAACAGTAGGCACAACCCAGTGAACGTCCCATTGCAATATGTTTAAAGAGATGGTGCAGTTAACTGCTTATATCCTGGTCGGCTTTAGTCACTAACTTTCACAGGATTGTATTCATTATAATGTTCTTTCCTGAGAACTTTGTTGCAAGATTCCATGTAAGGATAGTTTAATGGTATACCTGTAATTGAATCTGAACGGTTTTTTCGTCTGAAATGCTTTAGGAGACTTGATGTACATAATATTTCTTAATCTAATTTTGCTATATTCTAACGTTCTCTCTTTTTTACGTAGGAGAGAAGCCAtatgagtgcccaaactgcaagaaacgtttttcccattctggttcCTACAGCTCCCATATAAGCAGTAAGAAATGTATCGGTTTGGTGCCTGTGAATGGCCGAGCACGATCAGGGATCAAGACATCTCAGTGCTCTTCCCCATCCCTTTCTGCATCACCAGGTAGCCCGGCAAGACCACAAGTACGGCAAAAGATAGAAAACAAGCCCTTACAAGAACAACTTCCCGTAaaccaaattaaaactgaacCTGTGGATTATGAGTTTAAGCCCATAGTGGTTGCTTCAGGAATCAACTGTTCAGCCCCTTTGCAAAATGGGGTTTTTAGTACTGGTAGCCAATTACAGGCAGCCAATTCTCCTCAGGGTGTGGTGCAAGCTGTTGTTTTGCCAACCGTCGGGCTGGTGTCTCCAATAAGTATCAATTTAAGTGACATTCAAAATGTACTCAAAGTTGCAGTGGATGGCAACGTTATAAGGCAAGTATTGGAGAACAGTCACACCAGTCTTACATCCAAAGAACAAGAAACAATCAATACTGCATCCATTCAACAAGCTGGACATTCCCTCATTTCAGCTATCAGTCTTCCTTTGGTTGATCAAGATGGGACAACCAAAATTATCATCAATTACAGTTTGGAGCAACCTAGCCAACTTCAGGTTGTTCCACAGAACCTGAAAAAAGAAAACTCTGCCCCAGCTAGCATCTGCAAAACTGAAAAGTTACCCGAAGATCTTAGAGTGAAGTCTGAGAAAGAAAAAAGCTTTGAAGGAGAGACCAATGATAGCACTTGCCTTCTTCGTGATGACGGTCCAAAAGATCTTAATGCACTTCAAGAATCAAAGCACTATGATGTGAAAACTGTCACTCAGCCACCTCCGCTCAGTGGCAGAGAAGCTGAAAAGCCTGAATCCTCTGGTTCATCAGAAACAGGAGAGGCTAACATATCTCCTGGTCAACCTCCTTTAAAGAATCTTTTGTCCCTCCTAAAAGCCTATTATGCATTAAATGCACAACCAAGCTCAGGAGAGCTCTCAAAAATTGCTGATTCAGTAAATTTGCCATTGGACGTAGTAAAAAAGTGGTTTGAAAAAATGCAAGCTGGTCAGATTTCTGTGCCATCCTCTGGACCATCTTCCCCTGAGCCTGATAAATTAAAAAATTCTGTTTATAATGAAGACCATACGGAACTTACAACTGCAATTGAACAGCAGGATATCCCATCAGATTCTCAAAGCCCCCCCAAAACAGATAAGCCACAGACTGTATCAGCGGAATCTACTCGGAATGATTCACGGAGTAACACACCATCCCCATCCCCTCTTAACCTCTCTTCATCTAGAAATTCACAGGGTTATGTGTACCCAAATGAGGGTGTCCAGGAAGAGCCACAAATAGAACCTCTTGACCTTTCACTACCAAAGCAACATGGAGAGTCCTTGGAACGATCTACTATAACTAGTGTTTACCAGAACAGTGTTTATTCTGTCCAAGAAGAACCTTTGAACTTGACTTGTGCAAAAAAAGAACCACAAAAGGACAGCAGTATTACAGACTCTGAACCAGTTGTAAATGTAATCCCACCAAGTGCCAATCCCATTAATATTGCTATACCTACAGTTACTGCCCAGTTACCCACAATTGTTGCCATTGCTGACCAGAATAGTGTTCCATGCTTAAGAGCTCTTGCTGCCAATAAGCAAACCATTCTTATACCACAGGTAGCTTATACTTATTCAACCACAGTCAACTCTACCGTTCAAGAAACACCAAAACAGCAGATGCAACCCAATGGAAGTCAGGTATCTAAGGTTATATGCATTTTTACGTAAAGATTTTACAAATTTAAGACTTTGCCAAACAAAGTTGGAAAAATTGGGTGTTTTCGTTTTGCTAATATTAGATTCTTTTGAATGGCAGGCTGTGAATGAGTAAACAAATTGCAACCTATTTTTCATGTGCAGATACTTCACACTGAGTATAAACAAGGAGTGGGCATGTCACTCAATCTGCCACTAGCCATTTAGACATATGCTGTGTGAGCTAGTCTCATGATTATATATAGATTATATATAGATTAGAGCAAGACTATGTCACCTTGCATTGCCTGTCTGCATTCAGAGCTTTTACAGCcatgttttctctctttttgtcACATTTTGGGGCACTTCTTCAAATGGTCTAAATGAAATTGATCTAGGGTTAGGGGCCCAGCCTCCAAACTTACCAGGGCCAAAAGAGACTCCTGGGTGGGTGTCACCGGCTCTGTTGACAACTGAGGCAGCTCTGGTGTCTTTAGGACTTAGAGCAGGAGAGCTGCGGCCCAGGGAAGCACATCTGGGGCATTCCCTGAGCTGGCTGTGCCTACCACATGACACAGCAGGGAAGCAGAGCCCGATGACTGAGCAACATCTGCCAGCaaccacataataataataataacaagaacattcaatttatataccacccttcagggcaacttaacatctactcagagcggtttacaaagtgtgtaatttttatcctcacaacgatcaccctgtgaggtgggtggggctgagagagctctgagagagctgtgactgacccaagatcacccagctggcttcaagtggaggagtggggaatcaaacccaattctccagattacagtcccaacactcttaaccactacatcaaactggagaCTTGAGGGAGCCTGACAGAAATGATGAACATGTATAA
Above is a window of Eublepharis macularius isolate TG4126 chromosome 11, MPM_Emac_v1.0, whole genome shotgun sequence DNA encoding:
- the ZEB1 gene encoding zinc finger E-box-binding homeobox 1 — translated: MADGPRCKRRKQANPRRNNVTNYNNVVETNSDSDDEDKLHIVEEESVTDAADCGDSVPDDDLPKDHTVLPESNEREGSANSCWEDEASKEVKEILGPEAQADEPGCTVKEDECDSDAENEQNHDPNVEEFLQQEDTAVIYPEAPEEDQRQGTPEASGQDENGTPDAFSQLLTCPYCDRGYKRFTSLKEHIKYRHEKNEDNFSCSLCSYTFAYRTQLERHMTSHKSGRDQRHVTQSSGNRKFKCTECGKAFKYKHHLKEHLRIHSGEKPYECPNCKKRFSHSGSYSSHISSKKCIGLVPVNGRARSGIKTSQCSSPSLSASPGSPARPQVRQKIENKPLQEQLPVNQIKTEPVDYEFKPIVVASGINCSAPLQNGVFSTGSQLQAANSPQGVVQAVVLPTVGLVSPISINLSDIQNVLKVAVDGNVIRQVLENSHTSLTSKEQETINTASIQQAGHSLISAISLPLVDQDGTTKIIINYSLEQPSQLQVVPQNLKKENSAPASICKTEKLPEDLRVKSEKEKSFEGETNDSTCLLRDDGPKDLNALQESKHYDVKTVTQPPPLSGREAEKPESSGSSETGEANISPGQPPLKNLLSLLKAYYALNAQPSSGELSKIADSVNLPLDVVKKWFEKMQAGQISVPSSGPSSPEPDKLKNSVYNEDHTELTTAIEQQDIPSDSQSPPKTDKPQTVSAESTRNDSRSNTPSPSPLNLSSSRNSQGYVYPNEGVQEEPQIEPLDLSLPKQHGESLERSTITSVYQNSVYSVQEEPLNLTCAKKEPQKDSSITDSEPVVNVIPPSANPINIAIPTVTAQLPTIVAIADQNSVPCLRALAANKQTILIPQVAYTYSTTVNSTVQETPKQQMQPNGSQDERQDTSSEGVSNVEDQNDSDSTPPKKKMRKTENGMYACDLCDKIFQKSSSLLRHKYEHTGKRPHECGICKKAFKHKHHLIEHMRLHSGEKPYQCDKCGKRFSHSGSYSQHMNHRYSYCKREAEERDSTEQEEMAQGRLSNEHAGTGASPSPLDSDERESLTREEEEDSEKEEEEEDDKEMEELQEEKECGKLQEEEEEEEEDEEEEGKTESSRKGEEAVSEESRVKQEVTVKGEQVLDEDANKA